In the genome of Planococcus donghaensis, the window TTGTAGTATGAATAATCGACTTTTTTCCTTTTGCCCGAGTTGATGTTATACTAAAAGGAACTTGTTCCGCCAACGGAGAGCATCACGTTATTTCCCGCAAAGGGACATAAACAAAGGAGAATGAAATTTTGACACAAACGAACAGTAACTCTGATAACAAACCGACGAACTTACCACCAAATTACGACGAATTGAAAAAAGCTGCAAACCGACAGGCTAACTGGAAAGAGCGTTTAGCTGCGGTTGAAGAGCTTGGGAAATGGAAAAGCGAACCGACAATTGATCTTTTGACGCATCGCATGAACCACGATTCGGTTTATCAAGTGCAAGAAGCTGCCTATAAACAACTTAAAAACTTTGGCGAAAATGTTCACATGCCAGAGCGTAAAAAATATGATTTGATCAAGGACACTTCTAAAGTACTTGTGCGCATCAAAAAAAGTTTGCCAGCTGGGCACACTTACGAAGACTTTAAAGAAAAACTACAAAAAATGCGTAGCGATATTTACGATACGTACAAAGGCGACAAAGGCGAAGATTTCGAAAGCTGGTTGGAAGAACAGTGGAAAGCTGCTCCTTTTAAGCAACCACGTCGTAGATAATTCGAGTTTTTAACTCAGTCACTAAAAATCCCGAATGCCACTAAGGCATTCGGGATTTTTTATAGGTATTTTTGAATGATGGGTTTTAGACGGTAACCAAACAAACCAGCAAGAACGGCTAAGATCAAGTCTTTTGGAAGCGGTACAGCCATCCACGCCCAAGCCATTTTATACGTAAAGCCTTCAGGTGCTGCAAACCACAATTTGTAAGCTGCATACATCCAGTTTGTCCCGAACAAGTAATTGACAGTCATACCAACAAGTGCTGCAATAACAAATCCTTTTTTAGTCGACCATTTTTCAGCAATAAGTCCGGCTAAATAAGCGGTAAAAACATAAGACACAATAAATCCGAAGGTTGGACTTAGCAATGTATCCATACCACCAGAGAATTTTGCGAAAACAGGAACGCCTGCAAGACCAATAAATGCGTAAACAATCATAGCTATGGCGCCTTTACGGCTACCAAGTAGCAGACCTGCTAATATAGCAAAAAACGTTTGGAGAGTGATAGGTACTCCTCCCACCACTAAATACGAAGCGATGTTGGCACCAATTGCCATCAAAGCAGCAAATAAAGCGATGTGTACTAATTTCAATGTGCGAGAGTGATTTGCCGATCTGGTAGTAGTCGTTGTTGTCATTCTATTTCCCCCTATTGTTCTCTATAAAATAAGTATAAGGAGAGAAAATATTTAAGTCAACTTAAATTTTATTTAGGTTAACACAAAGAACGAGAAGAAAAAAGCTGACCTTTTGCCAAGGTCAGCTTTTTTAATAAAGTTAAAATCCAGGTTTGTTTAACAACTTGAAGACATTGTTTTTGTAATCTTCAACGCCGGGTTGGTCAAATGGGTTGATGTCTAACATATAAGCGCTGTATGCACATGAAAGCATGTAGAAATACAGCAAATGACCTAATTGGAATTCATCGATTTTTGGAATCGTCAAGCTTAGTTGAGGAACACCGCCATCTAAGTGAGCACTTGATGTGCCTTTGTAAGCAACATGGTTAAATTCTTGTAACGAAAGTCCAGCCAAATAATTAAGTTCATCGCCATCGTTTTCAGCTTCAAAAACTGTTAAATCTTCGTTTGCTTCTTGGACCAATAAGAACGTTTCAAACAAATTGCGTTTGCCGTCTTGAATATATTGACCCATTGAATGCAAGTCTGTTGTGAACGAAACAGATGCTGGGAAAATCCCTTTGCCTTCTTTTCCTTCACTTTCGCCAAACAATTGCTTCCACCATTCTTGAACAAATGATAGTTTTGGTTCGAAAATTGCCATAACTTCCGTTGTATAACCTTCTACATACAATTGATGGCGAATAGCTGCATATTGAACAGCGGTATTTTCATCAAAATCTGTATTGTTATAAAGTTTTTCAGCATCTGTAGCACCTGCCAGTAAATCGCTAATCGAATAACCAGCGGCTGCAATTGGGACCAATCCAACTGCTGTAAATACTGAGTAACGTCCACCCACATCTTCAGGAACAACAAAACGCTCGTAGCCATTTTCTTCAGCTAATGTAAGTAAAGCGCCTTTTTCAGCGTCAGTTGTTACGATAATTCGTTCAGCGGCTTCTTGACCATAACGTTTTTCCATATAGTCTTTTAAGAAACGGAAAGCGAGTGCGGGTTCTGTTGTCTTACCAGATTTTGAAATAACATTGACCATAACGCGTTTTCCATCAAGGTGAGCAAGCAATTGTTTTAAGTACTCTCCACTCACTTGATGACCTGCGAAAACAACTTCTAATCCAGAATCTTTTTTGAAATACGGATCAAGTGCAGATAACACAGCTTTAGCGCCTAAATAAGAGCCGCCAATACCAATAACGACCAATACATCTGCCTTGTCACGGATTTGCGTTGCTGTTTTTTCAACTTTCTCGATAAATGCTGAATCGAGCGTGCTTGGCCAATCCAACCAGCCGAGAAAATCTGAACCTTTGCCTTTTTTACTGTAAAGATCTTCGTGTATTTTCTTTAATTGTGCTCTTTTTTCGAGCGTTAAAACAGAACCAATTGATTGCGAGAATGTAATTTCAACCATAGTTACCCTCCTGTCGTTTAGTATTCAGTTTACCATATAAAAACTGGTAATTGCGTATATTTTGCGAGAGAAACCTATAGAGAGAGTCAACTTTAGCAATAATATCGAAGCAAAATTAACCACCACTTGTCTATATGACAAATAGTTTTTTGGGGAAAAGGGATTACTCTTTCAACTTTTAGCTTTTTGTTGGTAAAATAAAGAAAACAATGGGGGGTAATGTGTTGGTTAAAAAAATAACAATTATTCTAGCTTTGGTTTTCGTGGTCGTATTGGCAGGTTGTCAACCAAGTCCAACGCCTGAAGATCGGCTTAAAGCATACATAGATCACTGGAACAACGGGGAATTTTCGGAAATGTATAGCGATTATTTAAATAAAGGAACAAAAGAAGCCTATGAACCAGAAGATTTTGTTGAGCGCCAACAAAAATTTTACGAAGACTTAGCGATTCAAAATGTCGAAGTGAGCTACACAGAGCCGGCAGAAGATATAGAATGGGATCCTGAAAATCCAGCTGATTTTCCGGTTCAAATACAAATGGACACACTCGCAGGACCAGTGGCGTTTGAGAAAACAATGACTTTACTATTTGAATCACAAGATGATATAGAAGACTGGTTTGTTGAATGGGATCCATCTTTTATATTTGAACAATTGGAAAAAGGCGATGAAGTTCGCGTATCAACAACTACTGCAGAACGTGGTGAAATTTATGATCGAAACCAGAAGCCGATAGCTATTAACGGAACAGGCTACAACATTGGTGTAGTACCTGAAAGCTTCACCGATAAAGACAATAAAGAAGAACTTGCAGATGTTCTTGGGGTATCGGTTGATTTTATTGATGAAAAAATGAAGCAAAGTTGGGTTCAAGAGGATCAATTTGTACCGATTTCTAAAGCCGCTAAAAATGATGAGGAATTACTGGAGAAAGTAAAAGCGATACCAGGTGCGACTTATCAAGAAACTGCTATGCGCGAGTACCCTTATGAAGAAGCACTTGGACATTTAAGCGGTTATATTGGTCCAATTACTGCTGAAAAGCTAGAAGAACTTAAAGATCAAGGGTATAAGTCGACCGATTTTATCGGCCGAAGAGGACTTGAGTTAACATTAGAAGAACGTCTACATGGTCAGAATGGCATAAAGCTGTTTATCCAGAAACAAGGTGACAATGGAGAACAAATCACAATTACTGAAACACCTGCCGAAAATGGCGAAACAGTTGTGTTAACAATCGATGCAGAACTGCAAAAATCTACTTATGACGCGATGGATGGCGAAGCAGGAACAAGTGCTGCAGTCGATCCGAAAACAGGAGAAACATTCGTATTAGTTAGTTCACCAGCCTATAATCCAAACGAATACATGTTGGGAATTAGCGAAGAGCGTTTTGCCGAACTAAGCGAAGACCCACTCAATCCATTATTTAATCGCTTTGGAGCAGCCTATGCTCCGGGATCAACGATCAAGCCAGTCACAGCAGCAATTGGATTAGAAGCTGGGACGTTAAATCCAACAGAAGGTCTCCAAATTGATGGAGAGACATGGCAAAAAGACAGTTCGTGGGGAGATTACCGCGTTAGCCGGCTACATCCAGAAGCACCAAACCCAATAGATTTGAATAAAGCCTTGGTTTATTCAGACAATATTTATTTTGCGCAGCAAGCCCTTAAGATGGGCAATGAAACAGTTGTTTCAGGATTAAAAAACTTTGGTTTTGGAGAAGCTATTCCATTTGCTTTAGAGCTGCAATCTTCACAAATTTCCAATGAAGGGACGATTGGATCTGAAGGGCAGTTGGCAGACTCTTCTTTTGGACAAGGACAGATGCTGACCAATATTCTTCATTTGGCCACAATGTATGAGCCATTCATAACGGATGGCACAATGTACAAGCCATTATTGTTTGTCGATGAAGAAAAAAGCCAAGTTTGGAAAGAAGGATTGCTAAGTGCAGAAAACGCAAAAGTTTTACGTGAAGGAATGCGCAACGTTGTCGTAGATGGTTATGCGCAGTCAGCCAACAGCAAGAACGTTAAAATTGCTGGGAAAACCGGCACAGCTGAATTGAAAGGGAAAATAGATGAAGAAGGACAAGAAAATGGCTTTTTTGTCGCTTATGATTCAGAAAGTCCAGATTTTATTTTAGCAATGATGATTGAATCGATCGAAGACAATGGCGGCAGCGATTACGTCGCTGGATTTGCGGCCAAAGTGTTTGAAGAGTATAAAGCTCGATAAAAAGTTAAGAAAACCATCCGCAAATTTTTTTTGCGGGTGGTTTTTTGTTGCAGGAATTTCCTAAGAAATATGGAATAAGAACAGTAATAAACAAAAAGTTTGTCCGATACTAGTGAATTTCGTTAAAAGGAAGAAGGCGATGGATTTGAAAGAAACCTGGTGGAAAGAAGCAGTGGTTTATCAAATTTACCCAAGAAGTTTTAATGATTCAAACGATGACGGCATTGGCGACTTAAACGGCATAACTGAGAAACTAGATTATTTGGATGAACTTGGCGTGACAATTATCTGGGTTTGTCCAATGTATAAATCACCGAATATCGATAACGGCTATGATGTTAGTGATTATCAAGAAATCATGGAAGAAATGGGCACGATGGCGGATTTTGATCGACTTTTAGAAGAATTGCATAAAAGAGGCATGAGGCTGATCATTGATCTTGTCTTGAATCATACGAGTGACCAACATCCTTGGTTTTTGGAATCCAAGTCTTCTAAAGACAACCCAAAACGGGACTGGTATGTTTGGCGTGACCACCAAACGAATTGGGAAAGTATTTTTGGTGGGCCAGCCTGGACATTTGATCCAAAAACCCAACAATATTATTTGCACATCTACACCAAAAATCAAGTCGATTTAAATTGGGAAAACAAAGAGATGCGAGAATCCATCTACGAAATGATTCGGTGGTGGATAGCTAAAGGTGTGGACGGTTTTCGAGTGGATGCCATTAACCACTTAAAGAAAGATTACAGTGATATGCCGAATCCGCAAAATTTGCCTTATGTTCCTGCATGGGAAAAATTTACGGAAGTGGAAGGGTTACAAGACATGTTGACGGAGCTAAGAGATCAAGTGTTTAAGGATAGCGATATAGTTACCATTGGGGAAGCTAATAGTGTGAAATCACATAATATGGAAAAGTGGATTAGTGAACATGATGGAAAATTCAATATGATCTTTCACTTAGAAGCGCATAAACCGGTGGATACTAACAATGTAGAAAATGATTTGGATGTCGAAGATTTAAAAGAAGTTTTAAATCGTTGGCAACAAGCGACACATGGCATTGCTTGGAATTCACTTTACATTGAAAACCATGATCGACCAAGAACAGTCTCCATTTGGGGGAATGATCAAAAATATTGGTATGAAAGCGCAACGGCATTAGGGTGTATGTATTTCTTCATGCAAGGAACTCCTTTTATATACCAAGGTCAAGAAATTGGAATGACAAATGCACCTTTTGATGATATTGACATGTATCACGATATTGAAACCAAAAATATCTATCGTTATAAATGCAAACAAGGTGTACCACACGACGAAGTAATGCATGTGATCAAAAAAATTAGTCGTGACCATGCTCGCACACCCATGCAGTGGAACAACCAGGACTTTGCTGGGTTTTCCAAAGCTACACCATGGCTTGGAGTAAACCCGAACTATCAATGGCTAAATGTCGAAGCTCAAAAAAACGATCCGAATTCGATTTGGTCATTTTACAAAAAAATGATTCACTTGCGGCATAACTGGAAAGTGTTGGTTTATGGAACCACCGAACTGACCGACTCGGGGTGTCCCTATGTATATGCCTATATACGCGAAGATCAATATACAAAAATGCTCATTGCTTCGAATTTAAGTGAAAAAACGTGTGAGTGGAATAGCCCCTATGACGCTGAACTGTTTCTGAGTAATTACGAAAAGCGAGCAAAAGGTATATTGCAACCATATGAAACTTGTGTGTATTTCCTCAAAAAAGAAATTTATTAACGCGAATCAGCCACAAAACCATTCTTAATGACTGGTTTTGTGGCTGATTTTTTTATCGATAATTGTTTGACGATAAAATGTATGAAAACAAAAGTGAATTACCTACTATTTTGACCAATAGATATCCTCAACAGCGAAGGATAAGATGGGACTAATTACTAAAGAGAAAGGAGCATGTAACTTGAGCAAAAAAGTGGAGATAAAAGAAGTTGAAAAAGCACAAAATCGAATAGCTTCTTTAGTGAACAAAACACCATTAATCGAGTCTTTCGTTCTATCAGAAAAAATGGGGCGACCTGTATATTTGAAACTAGAAAATACGCATGATATTGGGGCTTTTAAAATAAGAGGAGCAGCCAATAAAATATTAAGTTTAAGTACAGAAGAAAAGTCGAGAGGTGTTACTACATATTCCACTGGAAACCACGGATTGGCAGTCGCATTTGTCGCAAAAAAATTAGGGATTCAAGCTGTCGTATGTATCTCAAGTCGTGTACCAAAAGCAAAGGTAGATTCATTGAAAAGATTAGGCGCGAAAATAGAGGTGGTAGGGAGAAGTCAAGATGCTGCAGGAGTAAGGTGCTACGAACTTGCAAAAGAAAAAGGCTATACCGTAATTGAACCCTTTGACGATCCATTCATCATTGCAGGACAAGGAACGATTGGTTTAGAACTGTTAGAAGATCTACCGGATTTAAAAGATGTAGTGGTGCCATTATCTGGAGGCGGATTGCTTTCAGGAATTGGCTTAGCTTTAAAATCCAATCGTTCCGATATACGAATTACAGGGGTTTCAATGGAGCAATCTGCTGTCATGTATGAAAGCATAAAGGCGGGGAAACCAGTTGAAATGGAAGAAAGTGAAACATTAGCGGACAGCCTGCTTGGAGGAATAGGACTCGACAACCACTATACATTTAAAATGATTCAAAGTTACATGGATCAAACGGTATTAATCCCAGAAGAAGAGATTGGATACGCAATGGCTTATATGATGGACAAGCAACGAATTATTATGGAAGGAGCAGCAGCGACTGGAATTGCTGCGGTGTTGGGGAATACGATTCCTCACCAAGATGGAGCGTTAGCTGTAATTGTCACCGGCCAAAATGTGGATATGTCTATTTTGTTGCAGGTAATAGAAAACTACACACCCAAAAAAGCAGAGGTTGATTTTGCATAGACCAGAGTGTTTAGTGATCTGGCTTTTCATCAGAAAGAAAATTGAGTATACAGATAATTGTTCCCCTCTATTTTTTGCGGTGCTATAATCAGAACTAATCATATCACTAATGTTTTGTTTTGCTTGTGGCAATGGAATTTGTTTAAACGTAAAGGAGGATACAATGCAATCATCGGTAGAAAGTGTTTTAAACTATGAAATTTTAGAAAATGCACGCCTGTTAACTGCAAAAGATTCTGTCGCTGATCGCCCTGTTCAGTGGATATCTGTAATGGAGATGCCAGTCGAGAACTTTGTCCGTCAAAATGAAGTTATTTTGACGACAGCCATTGGATGCCACAACGACGTCGAGAAGTTTAAAGGATTTGTTCAAGATATTATTGACTCCAATGCTTCGGCATTAATGATTGCCACTGGTCGACATGTGTTTGATATTCCGGTAGAAGTCATTGAATTAGCAGAACAACACAATTTCGTTATGATTGAACTGCCGTGGGAAGTGAGATTTTCGGCTATTATCGAAGAAGTAATGAAAAACATTAATGATAAACAACACAAAGATCGTGAGAAGTCAGAGAAAGCACAGCAAGAATTGTTAAAAATGATTCTTGGTGATACGGATTTGAATCGTATCTCAAAATACATTCAACGACAACTTGGTTACCAGCTGTTGATCACTGATCGAAATGGATTTATACAAACTGAAAGCGGACATACTCAAGAATTTATTGAGAAATGGAAAAATGCAGTGATTCGAGAAACTTTTCCGATTTGCAAAAAAGTGAACTTGCTTAACAATGATCCGATGTTACAGAAGTTTAGCATGGCAAACTTGGATGACCACATTATTTTGCAGATTCCGGTTTTGCAAATTTCAGAAGACCCTCAAGGATATATTTTTGTGGTACTTCCAAATGACCTGCAAATTGGTTCTTATTTAACACCTTTTCGTGTAGCGGTTCTTGAACATGCGGCTACAACCATCTCGTTGTGGCTTTCGCGGAAAAATGCCATTGAAGAAACAAAGTTAAGTTTGAGAAGTGATTTTGTTCAAGAAGTAGCTACAGGAGAATTTGTTTCTGCGGAGCAAGCACTTTCAAGAGCCAAACTATTGGGTTATGACTTAGACTTACCCTATTTATGTCTCGTTGGATTTCCTGAAAATTTTAAGGAACTATTTGAAAAGCGGAAACAAGAAAATGTCTCTATCACGCAATGGACAGAAAGTATGATCCGGTATATTGAAGAAGAAATTTACTTTGCTGCCCAGTCGTTGAAGAGAGAAGTAATGATGACTTATCAAGGACATCAATTGCTGATTTATCTAGAAAAGCCAGCTGAAGCAGAATATGATAATGTTGTTAATTTTTTAGATTTGATCGAACGTCGATTAAAAAACCTGTTGCCGGAAGTCTCGATCTCATGGGGAATTGGGGATTTCAATAAAGGTTTTCAAGGATTAGCCGAAAGTTTTCAACAGGCTAATCTTGCCGTAGATATTGGACGGCGAAAAAAGGGCAAAGGGCAACGTACTTTCTACAGAGATACGCGCATTGATCGCGTGTTGTTAACGCTGGCGCAAAATGAAGAAATGAAAAAAGTGATTATGACGACAATCGAACCTCTTGTCGAATATGATAAACAACGAAATATGGATTTGATTGGTACATTAAAATGCTATAATCAGAACCACGGAAATGTCAGTCAAGCAGCAAGAGCGTTAAATTTACATCGTCAATCTTTGCTTTACCGACTAAGAAAAATCGAATCATTAACAGGACATTCTTTGATCGATCCTGATGATTTATTTTTGTTGGATTTAAGTATTAAAACATGGGAAATTGGCGTTGTAGAACATACAAATAAGTAAACCATCAACCGCACTTTCAGTAGAAAGCGCGGTTGATGGTTTTTTTTATGCGTCATTAAAGACGGAATAATTAGAAATTTTGACTACAATCTAGATTAATTTTCATACATTATGACAGATGATAGTTAAACCGAAGAGTCGCTATACTACATTTACGGATATCATATTCCGAAAATTTAAAAAGTAAACGATCTTACTAAGGAGGGGATAGTTCCTATGTTAGTTGGAACTGCAGAGTATCAAACAAGAATTCGGAAGACAAAAGAACGGATGGCAACGAAAGGGATAGAAGTGTTGCTTATTACAGATCCGGCAAATATGAACTACCTCTCCGGATATGATGGCTG includes:
- a CDS encoding penicillin-binding transpeptidase domain-containing protein, whose amino-acid sequence is MVKKITIILALVFVVVLAGCQPSPTPEDRLKAYIDHWNNGEFSEMYSDYLNKGTKEAYEPEDFVERQQKFYEDLAIQNVEVSYTEPAEDIEWDPENPADFPVQIQMDTLAGPVAFEKTMTLLFESQDDIEDWFVEWDPSFIFEQLEKGDEVRVSTTTAERGEIYDRNQKPIAINGTGYNIGVVPESFTDKDNKEELADVLGVSVDFIDEKMKQSWVQEDQFVPISKAAKNDEELLEKVKAIPGATYQETAMREYPYEEALGHLSGYIGPITAEKLEELKDQGYKSTDFIGRRGLELTLEERLHGQNGIKLFIQKQGDNGEQITITETPAENGETVVLTIDAELQKSTYDAMDGEAGTSAAVDPKTGETFVLVSSPAYNPNEYMLGISEERFAELSEDPLNPLFNRFGAAYAPGSTIKPVTAAIGLEAGTLNPTEGLQIDGETWQKDSSWGDYRVSRLHPEAPNPIDLNKALVYSDNIYFAQQALKMGNETVVSGLKNFGFGEAIPFALELQSSQISNEGTIGSEGQLADSSFGQGQMLTNILHLATMYEPFITDGTMYKPLLFVDEEKSQVWKEGLLSAENAKVLREGMRNVVVDGYAQSANSKNVKIAGKTGTAELKGKIDEEGQENGFFVAYDSESPDFILAMMIESIEDNGGSDYVAGFAAKVFEEYKAR
- a CDS encoding biotin transporter BioY encodes the protein MTTTTTTRSANHSRTLKLVHIALFAALMAIGANIASYLVVGGVPITLQTFFAILAGLLLGSRKGAIAMIVYAFIGLAGVPVFAKFSGGMDTLLSPTFGFIVSYVFTAYLAGLIAEKWSTKKGFVIAALVGMTVNYLFGTNWMYAAYKLWFAAPEGFTYKMAWAWMAVPLPKDLILAVLAGLFGYRLKPIIQKYL
- a CDS encoding glycoside hydrolase family 13 protein yields the protein MDLKETWWKEAVVYQIYPRSFNDSNDDGIGDLNGITEKLDYLDELGVTIIWVCPMYKSPNIDNGYDVSDYQEIMEEMGTMADFDRLLEELHKRGMRLIIDLVLNHTSDQHPWFLESKSSKDNPKRDWYVWRDHQTNWESIFGGPAWTFDPKTQQYYLHIYTKNQVDLNWENKEMRESIYEMIRWWIAKGVDGFRVDAINHLKKDYSDMPNPQNLPYVPAWEKFTEVEGLQDMLTELRDQVFKDSDIVTIGEANSVKSHNMEKWISEHDGKFNMIFHLEAHKPVDTNNVENDLDVEDLKEVLNRWQQATHGIAWNSLYIENHDRPRTVSIWGNDQKYWYESATALGCMYFFMQGTPFIYQGQEIGMTNAPFDDIDMYHDIETKNIYRYKCKQGVPHDEVMHVIKKISRDHARTPMQWNNQDFAGFSKATPWLGVNPNYQWLNVEAQKNDPNSIWSFYKKMIHLRHNWKVLVYGTTELTDSGCPYVYAYIREDQYTKMLIASNLSEKTCEWNSPYDAELFLSNYEKRAKGILQPYETCVYFLKKEIY
- the eutB gene encoding hydroxyectoine utilization dehydratase EutB, whose amino-acid sequence is MGLITKEKGACNLSKKVEIKEVEKAQNRIASLVNKTPLIESFVLSEKMGRPVYLKLENTHDIGAFKIRGAANKILSLSTEEKSRGVTTYSTGNHGLAVAFVAKKLGIQAVVCISSRVPKAKVDSLKRLGAKIEVVGRSQDAAGVRCYELAKEKGYTVIEPFDDPFIIAGQGTIGLELLEDLPDLKDVVVPLSGGGLLSGIGLALKSNRSDIRITGVSMEQSAVMYESIKAGKPVEMEESETLADSLLGGIGLDNHYTFKMIQSYMDQTVLIPEEEIGYAMAYMMDKQRIIMEGAAATGIAAVLGNTIPHQDGALAVIVTGQNVDMSILLQVIENYTPKKAEVDFA
- a CDS encoding HEAT repeat domain-containing protein, whose translation is MTQTNSNSDNKPTNLPPNYDELKKAANRQANWKERLAAVEELGKWKSEPTIDLLTHRMNHDSVYQVQEAAYKQLKNFGENVHMPERKKYDLIKDTSKVLVRIKKSLPAGHTYEDFKEKLQKMRSDIYDTYKGDKGEDFESWLEEQWKAAPFKQPRRR
- a CDS encoding glucose-6-phosphate isomerase, encoding MVEITFSQSIGSVLTLEKRAQLKKIHEDLYSKKGKGSDFLGWLDWPSTLDSAFIEKVEKTATQIRDKADVLVVIGIGGSYLGAKAVLSALDPYFKKDSGLEVVFAGHQVSGEYLKQLLAHLDGKRVMVNVISKSGKTTEPALAFRFLKDYMEKRYGQEAAERIIVTTDAEKGALLTLAEENGYERFVVPEDVGGRYSVFTAVGLVPIAAAGYSISDLLAGATDAEKLYNNTDFDENTAVQYAAIRHQLYVEGYTTEVMAIFEPKLSFVQEWWKQLFGESEGKEGKGIFPASVSFTTDLHSMGQYIQDGKRNLFETFLLVQEANEDLTVFEAENDGDELNYLAGLSLQEFNHVAYKGTSSAHLDGGVPQLSLTIPKIDEFQLGHLLYFYMLSCAYSAYMLDINPFDQPGVEDYKNNVFKLLNKPGF
- a CDS encoding PucR family transcriptional regulator, which translates into the protein MQSSVESVLNYEILENARLLTAKDSVADRPVQWISVMEMPVENFVRQNEVILTTAIGCHNDVEKFKGFVQDIIDSNASALMIATGRHVFDIPVEVIELAEQHNFVMIELPWEVRFSAIIEEVMKNINDKQHKDREKSEKAQQELLKMILGDTDLNRISKYIQRQLGYQLLITDRNGFIQTESGHTQEFIEKWKNAVIRETFPICKKVNLLNNDPMLQKFSMANLDDHIILQIPVLQISEDPQGYIFVVLPNDLQIGSYLTPFRVAVLEHAATTISLWLSRKNAIEETKLSLRSDFVQEVATGEFVSAEQALSRAKLLGYDLDLPYLCLVGFPENFKELFEKRKQENVSITQWTESMIRYIEEEIYFAAQSLKREVMMTYQGHQLLIYLEKPAEAEYDNVVNFLDLIERRLKNLLPEVSISWGIGDFNKGFQGLAESFQQANLAVDIGRRKKGKGQRTFYRDTRIDRVLLTLAQNEEMKKVIMTTIEPLVEYDKQRNMDLIGTLKCYNQNHGNVSQAARALNLHRQSLLYRLRKIESLTGHSLIDPDDLFLLDLSIKTWEIGVVEHTNK